The DNA window AGGCGACGACCGGTGGCCCGAGTACCACCCCGCCGGCCACCACCCCGGCCGCGGTGCCGATGCCGCCTCTGGTGGGGCTGTCCCGGGCCGACGCCGAGCGGATCCTGGACGAATTGGGCATCGACCACCGGGTCGAGACGCGGGCGTCCGACCGGCCGGCCGGCACCGTGATCGAGACCGAACCGGAGGCAGGGCGACTGGTGCCCGCCGGGCAGGAAGCCGTCCTGGTGGTCGCCGCACCGCCCGCGCCGACGACCAGCGCGGCGCCACCGACCACCGGGGAACCGACCGCCACCCCGACGCCCTGACGCCCTAGCGGGCCGAGGGCCGACCGCCACCCGGACGGCCCCGGGAGCCTCACCACATCCGGCGTCTGGTTCCCACCAGCCCGAGCCCGGCGAGGGAGATGGCCAGGCCGATGACGCCCGACCAGAACAGCGAGCGGCTGACCTGGTCCCGGCGGACGTCCGCCGCCGCTGTCGCCGTGCCGCCGCCGGTACCCGCCTCGGCCCAGTCCGCCACGCCGGCACCGGCCTCGGGCGGCTTGGCCGGGTCGGGCCAGCCCGGCTCGGCGGATGCCCACCATCCCGGGTCGGCCCGTTCGTCGATCACGGTGATCTCCGGCGCCGGGACCGGGGTGCCCAGTTCGGTGGCGGACGTGGCCGGGTACCGGGCCGCCATCACGAGGATGGTCGCGGCGCCGAGGAGCGCCAGCAGGGCGAAGGCGTAGAGAGTACGGGACCTGTGGTGCCGCCGCGCGGTGGGCAGAGTGACCATGACCATCCCAGGTTCAGGGTCCGGGATGCGCGGGGTGGAGACGTTTCGCCGGGGTGGCGTACCGATTCTATGGCGTCGCCGCGCGCCCTGACCTGGGATTGGGCCGGGTCAGCCCACCCGGACGGGAGTGCGGACCAGTGGGCGGCGCGGCCGGACGGTGTGCTGCCGGGGCTGTGGTGTGACGCGCAACTGGCGCAGCCCGGCCGCCTGCACGAAGATGGACCGCCGGCTGACCGCGTCCCCCGTCGCGTTCAGCTCGTAGCCGTCGAGCCACATCCAACCGTCGTACGTGGGCCAGTCGTGTACCCGGATCACCCGGAACATGATGGGTCTGAGGAACTGGACACTCGCCGCGCGAGTCACGTGCAGTACGTCACCGGAGCGGGGAAGCACAAAGGGCTCCTGGGAAGATCGGCCGGCGGCGGGCCGGCGGGAGCGGGCTTTTCGGGGGATCGTGCGGCCCGGCGTCGGAGTCGTGCCCCTGGACGGGTCGTGCGGGTGGTGGTGGTCGGGTCGTACCCGCTGGTGGCGTGCCGTCGCCCGACCATCACCCGGCTGCTCCCGGTCGTCGCGCCCGCCGCCACAGCCGTCCGGCGTCCAGCGGCGGGGTCTTGAGCCCGAGGGCAGTCTGTCGTGCGGTGCCCGGGCCGGGACGCTCGACCGGCGCCTTCCGTCGCGACGGAAGACCCCCCTCCCCGGCGGCCGACCGGAACGGTGAGTGACCCGAGCCCTACGGACAGACTGCATCAGTGGCGTGCCTCATGCAAGTTGCATGTCGACTTTTGCCGATACGTGAACGCCCCCCGCAAATAGACGCTTGATACCCTCGTCGCGAGGGCGGCAGACTGGACGCCGGTTTCGCCCGCCGCGGCCGGCCGACGACCGGCACCATCCCCGCCGCGAACGCTCGCCCGCCGCTCGACGGTCGCGCCCCCGGCGGGCGTCGAGCCCCGAGCGCGATCGACCGGAGGTGGCCGGGTGAGCCCGAGCAGCGAGCGGTCCCGACAAACGATCCGACAGGTGACGCCGTGAGCGAGCGGCGCAGCCCCACCATCCGGCGTCGTCGGCTCGGCGCCGAACTGCGCCGCCACCGCGAGGCGGCCGGCATCACCATCGAGGGGGTCGCCGAGCGGCTGGAGTGCTCCGCGTCGAAGATCTCCCGCATCGAGACCGGTCACACCACGGCCACCCCGCGCGACGTCCGCGACATGCTGCTCATCTACGGGGTGACCGGCGTGGAGAGCGACGAGCTGGTGCAGATCGCCCGGGAGGCGCGGCAGAAGGGCTGGTGGCACCCGTACAGCACCGTGCTGGTCGGGGCGTACGTCGGCCTGGAGGCGGCGGCCAGCTCGATCCGGGCGTACGAGCAACAGGTCGTGCCGGGGCTGCTCGAAACAGAGGAGTACGCCTCTGCGATGATCCGGGCCGCACGGCCGGATTTCACGGCCGAGCAGGTTCAGCAACGGGTGCGTGTCCGTCTGGGCCGTCAGTCGTTGTTGACCCAGGACGATCCGGTCGATCTGTGGGTGGTGCTCGATGAGGCGGTGCTGAGCCGGCCGGTGGGCGGCGACGCGGTCATGCGTGGTCAGCTCCAGCGGCTGGTGGAGGTGGCGGAACTGCCGAATGTGACGCTCCAGGTCCTGCCCTTCGAGGTCGGGGCGCACGCCGGCATGGACGGCACGTTCACCATTCTCAGCTTCCCCGAAGCGGGTGATCCCGATGTCGTGTACGCGGAGAACGCCACGGGTGGGCTCTTTCTCGAGAAGAGCGACGAACTGCAGAAGTACAGCTTCATCTTCGATCACATTCGAGCAGCGGCCATACGCCCGGAGGAATCCGTGGCACACATCGCGAAACTGGCAGAGGAGCCGTTGTGGAAGTGGCGACCAAGGGGTCCCTGGACCTGACGCAGGCAGCATGGTTCAAGAGCTCGAAGAGCGGGCCGAACTGCGACAACTGCGTCGAGGTGGCGTACGTGACCGGTGCGGTCGGGGTGCGGGACTCGAAGGACAAGACCGGGCCGGCCCTGATCTTCTCGCCGGCTGACTGGCACGCCTTCGTCGCCGGTGCCAGGGGCGGTGCGTTCGTCCGGGAGTGATCGACACCCGGACAACGGCGGGCGCGGCCCGTCCGGCAGCGCCGCCGGGCGGGCCGCGCCCGCCGCGCGTACGGCCTGGATCGCCCGGAGCTCGCCCTGCTCACGGCCGCGACCAATCGCGCGGGAGCCGTCGCCCCCGCCGTCCCGGCTCGTTGTACCCCTCGGTACGGCGCTGGTCGACAACCCGCCGCACGGATCGGCAACCGAGCGAGGCAGGCGAGACGATGACGACGATCGGGTCAGACAACCTCACCAACGGTCCGGGCAAGCCGGAGCGGTTCGGCGGCAAGTACCGCGGGGCCCGGCGGGACACCGTCCTGACCGAGGTGGTCTCCGGCGACACCGAGATCGGCGATCGGGACGGCGGATCGGGGGTCGCCGACCAGTCCGCGCCGCTGTCGCTGCCCTCGCTGGACCCGAACCCGCTCACCGAGCCGTCGTTCCCGCCGGCGGGCTGGTCCGTCGAACCGACGGTCACGGAGTCCCTGGCGGACCATCCGTTGCTGCGCGGCCTGCTCCTGGAACTGCCGCCGCGGGGCAGCGTGCCGCCGCCCGGCTGGCTGGACCGCTGGTTCGAGGCGACGCGGGCCATCCTGGAGCTGCTGTACGTGCAGGGGACGGGCCGGTCACGCTGACCAGCGCCGACGGTGCCGGGCAGGCCCTGGCTGCCGCTCGAGGTGGCGGGCGGGTGAGCCCGGTCAGACGGCGAACGTGGCGGGACGGTCGGTGGCCGGGGTGGGCGGCTTGGCCTTCCACAGCCCGCTCTTCTGCGCCGCCAGGCGCCCGAGGTAGGCCGGGTTGAGGATCACGTAGCGGCGCCAGAGCCGCTTGGGCTCCAGGCCCAGCCGCCAGAACCACTCCAGGCCCGCGCGCTGCATCCAGGCGGGTGGTCGCTTGAGCAGGCCGGCGTGGTAGTCGAAGGCCGCCCCGACCGCCATCAGCGGCATGTCCAGCAGGGGCCGCATGGCGTACGCGAAGATCTCCTGGCGCGGGCAGCCGAGCCCGACCAGGACGAGCCGGGCGCCGCTGGCCTTGATGCGGTCGGCGATCTCCACGTCCTCGCCCGGCTGCACGGCGCGGAACTTCGACGGCTCCACCCCGGCGATCTTCAGCGCCGGGAACATCCGCTCCAGCGTCGGGATCAGCCGGGACAGGGTCTCCTCGGTGGAGCCGTAGAGGTAGACGGGCAGGCCCTCGTCGGCGAACCGCCGCAGCACGTGCAGGGTGAGCAGCGGGCCGTAGACCCGGTCGGTGAGGTTGGCGTGGTGCAGCAGGTTCAGCGCCCAGCGCACCGGCTGCCCGTCCGGGGTCACCACGTCGAAGGAGTTGAGCCGGGCGTTGTGCGCCGGGTCGAGGACGCCGGTCATGACGCCGTGCACGGCGAGCGCGGTCAGCGCCAGCGGCCGGCGCTCGCGCGCCGCCGTGACCACCTGCTCTGTCGCCGTGTTGTAGTCGGTGGCGTCCACGAGCACACCGAGGACGTTGCGCTTGGTGGAGCTCATGCGGCCGGCACCCACTTGTCCACGTTGGCCTCGTAGATCTCGCGCATGATCATGGGTACGTCGTAGACCTGCTTCCACTCCGGATAGTCGGCCTGGAACGCCTCGTTGGAGCCGATCCACCACTTGTGGTCGCCGATCCGGTTCGCCTCGACGTACTCCGTGACCATCTCCTGGCCGGTGATCTGCTCGGCCAGCGCGAACGCCTCCCGGTTGGAGGTGTTGGAGTGCCGGCCGCCGCCCAGGTTGTAGACCGCGGCCGAGCGCGGGTTGCGGAAGAACGCCTCGAACGCGGAGACCACGTCGGAACTGTGGATGGCGTCCCGGACCTGCTTGCCCTGGTAGCCGAAGATCCGGTACGTCCGGCGTTCCATGTTGGCCCGCATCACGTACCCGAGGAAGCCGTGCAGCTCGGTCGCGGAGTGCGCCGGGCCGGTGAGCGTCCCGCCCCGGAAGCAGGCCGTGCGCACGCCGAAGTAGCGGCCGTACTCCTGCACCATCACGTCCGCGGCGACCTTCGAGGCGCCGAAGACCGAGTGCAGGCAGGCGTCGATCGACATGTCCTCGCGGATGCCCTGCTCGTACGGGTGGCCCGGCTCGATCTCCCAGCGGGTCTCCAGCTCGACCAGGGGGAGGCTGTTCGGCCGGTCGCCGTACACCTTGTTGGTCGAGCAGTGGATCACCGGCGCCTCGATGCAGTGCTCGCGGACGTTCTGGAGCACGTTGAGGGTGCCGACGGCGTTCACGTCGAAGTCGGTGAACGGGTCGCGGACCGCCCAGTCGTGCGACGGCTGGGCGGCCGTGTGGATCACCACGGCGACGTCGCCGCCGTACCGCGCGAACAGCTTCGCCAGCGAGTCGCGGTCCCGGATGTCGATGCTGTGGTGGCTGTACGCCCCGCCCAGCTCGTCGGCGAGCCGGCGGACGTTCCACGCGGTCGACGCCTCCGCGCCGAAGAACTCCTGCCGCATGTCGTTGTCGATGCCGACGACGTCGAGGCCGAGGCCGGCGAAGTGCCGCACCGCCTCGGAGCCGATCAGGCCGCCCGACCCGGTCACCAACGCGACACTCACACGCCACTCCTGGTTCATCTGAGGCAGCAGGGAACGATTCGGAGCATAGCGTGACGTCCGGCACGGCCGCCGATGCGTTGCGGAGCTTGACAACGACGCAAGGGCCCCGCATTCCTGCGGAGCCCTTGTGCTGGTGGGGAAGGAGGGAGTTGAACCCTCACGCCCTTTCGGGCACACGGACCTGAACCGTGCGCGTCTGCCATTCCGCCACTTCCCCGTGGCCTGACCTGGGAAACTGTAGCCTGCCCCGGTTCCGCTGTCTCCAGCGGGTCCGGCACATCCTACGGCGTTTCCGGCCCTCGCCGCGACCTGTTACCGCTCGCGGCGGACGAAACTGTAGCACGCCTGAAGTGGCCCCTCCGGACGGGCCGGTCGCGGACGGCCGAGCGGCGTGTGAGCTGCGAGCGCGCCGGCCGGATACCATCATGTCCTCGGGACCCGAGGAGGAGCCGGTGAGCGTGCTGCAACGCTTCGAGAAGCGTCTGGAAGGCCTGGTCGAGGGAGCCTTTGCCAAGGTCTTCAAAGGGGTGGTCCACCCCGTGGAGATCCTCAACGCCATGCAGCGGGAGGCCGAGGCGCACAAGGCGATCCTGGCCGGTGGGCGCACGTTGGTGCCCAACCGCTACGTGATCGATCTCTCGCCGTACGACCACAGCCGTCTGGCGCCGTACGCCGCCGCGCTGGCCCAGGAGTTGGCCCAGTCGCAGGCGGAGTTCATCGGCGAGCAGGCGTGGACGGTCTACGGCGACGTGATCGTCGAGATCGAGCGCGGCGAGGGCCTGGACACGGGCATGTTCCGGGTCACCGCCGAGGTCTACACCGGCGGCGACGTCGCCCCGGTCTCGGCGCCCGGCGGCTACGAGCACGGCGGCTACGACCAGGGCGGTTACGACCATGGCGGCTACGACGCGGGCCCGCCCGCGTACCCGGCGTACGACCAGGGCGGCGGCTACGGCCCCCCGCCCGGGCACGGCGGTGCGCGCAACGTCCGACTGGTCTCCGGTGACGGCCGCACCTACCCTCTCCAGATGGGCTCCACGGTCATCGGTCGCGGCGATCAGGCCAACCTGCGCCTGCCCGACGTCGGCATCTCCCGCCGCCACGCGCGGCTGGACTTCGACGGCGGCCAGGTCGTGCTGACCGACCTCGGCTCGACCAACGGCACCATGGTCAACGGCCAGCGGGTCTCCGCCGTGGCGCTCAACCCCGGCGACATGATCCAGCTCGGCACCACCACCCTGACCTTCCGCGTGGACGGCTGATCCGCCTTGCCCGAACTCGTCATCACCGTCGCCCGGTTCGGGTTCCTCATCCTGCTGTGGATCTTCGTGTTCACGGTGGTCGGCGTGATCCGTCGGGACCTGTTCGCCGGCGCCCGGTCGGGTCGACTCGTCGCCGCGCCCCGGGGCGTGGGGGCATCGACCGGGCAGGGAGCGAAGCCGGCGAAGGTGAAGCGGGGCAGGGCCGCCCACCAGCTCGTGGTGACCGCGGGCCAGCTGGCCGGCACCCGGATCACCCTGGGCGAGTCCCAGATCACCATCGGCCGGGCCGAGGATTCCACCCTCGTCATCACCGACGACTACGCCTCCGCGCGACACGCCCGACTCGTGCCGCGCGACGGTCAGTGGTACGTCGAGGACCTCGGTTCGACTAACGGCACCTACCTGGATCGCGCTAAGGTCACCGGACCGACCCCCGTCCCCCTCGGCGTGCCGATCCGAATCGGCCGCACCTCTCTCGAATTACGGCCATGACTCTGACCCTGCGCTATGCGGCCCACAGCGACCGCGGTCTGATCCGAGACGGTAACCAGGACTCCGTCTACGCCGGGCCGCGGCTTCTCGCCGTCGCCGACGGCATGGGCGGCATGGCCGCCGGTGACGTCGCCAGCAACATCGTCATCGGTGCCATGGCGCCGTTGGACGAGGACGTCCCGGGCGACGCCCTCGTCGACGCGCTGCGTTCCGCCGTGGGCACCGCCAATCAGCAGCTCCGCGACACCGTGGACGCCAACCCGCAGCTGGAGGGGATGGGCACGACGCTCACCGCGACCCTCTTCTCCGGCAGCAAGCTGGGAATGGTGCACATCGGCGACTCGCGGGCGTATCTCCTGCGCAACGGCGAGTTCGCGCAGATCACCAAGGACGACACGTACGTCCAGATGCTCGTCGACGAGGGGCGGATCAGCGCCGAGGAGGCGAGCAGCCACCCCCAGCGCTCGCTGCTCACCCGGGCGCTGGACGGCCGCGACATCGACCCGGAGTACAGCGTCCGGCAGGTGCTGCCCGGCGATCGCTACCTGATCTGCAGCGACGGCCTCTCCGGCGTGGTCAGCGCCGAGACGATCGCCGACACCATGCGCGAGTACACCGATCCGCAGAAGTGCGTCGAGCGGCTGGTGCAGCTCGCGCTGCGTGGCGGCGGCCCGGACAACATCACCGTGATCATCGCCGACGCCACCGACGCGGACATCGTCGAGGCGAGCCCGATCGTCGGCGGCGCCGCCGCCCGCGACCGGGGCATGGCCACGTCCGCCGACGTCTCCACCCCCGCCGCCCGCGCCTCGGCGCTCTCCGCGCCGCGTCCGCCCGCGCCGGAGGATCCGGGGGACGGCGACGACGACGCGGACCGGCCGCGGCGCCGCCCGCTGCGTACCGCCGCGATGGCCGTGGCGCTGCTGGTCATCCTCGGCGGCGCGCTCCTCGGCGGGTGGAGTTACACCCAGCGGCAGTACTACGTCGGGGCGACCGAGGACGGCCAGGTGGCCGTCTTCCGGGGCGTCCAGGGGCAGATCGCCGGCCTGGACCTCTCCACCGTGCACTCGCGGAGCGCCACGAAGCTCGACGACCTCACCCTGGCCGCCCAGGAGCAGGTCAAGCAGGGTATCCAGGCCCGGAGCGAGCCGGACGCCGAGCGCCGGCTGGCCGTTTTGATCAGCGACAGTCCGACCAACCCGAACCTCAAGCCGATCTGCCCGCCCAGCCCCACCGCCACGCCCGCCCCGGTGACGGCCGCCCCGACCCCGGGCGCTGCCACCCCCGGCGCGACCCGCACCGCCGCGAACGGCCCGTCCGCCGCCCCCAGCCCCAGCTCCTCCGCCACCCCCGCGCCCACCACCACACCCGACGCGTCGCACTCCGACACCGTCCCGCCGGCCGACCCGGCCGGATGCCGGTCGCCGGAGTGAGCGTCGGCTGAGAATCCGAGGACGCATCCGTGACCGCAACGGCCACCCCGGCAGCCTCGCCCGGCACGACGGGCGAGCAGCCCGGCGTACGCCTGGCCCGGTCCCGCCGCAACGCCGAGCTGTCGCTGTTGCTGCTGGCCCTGGTGCTGGTGGCCGCGTACGGTGCGACGGTCGAGGCGACCGTGCTCGACACGGTCACCCCGGACTTCTGGGTACCGACGGCGGTGCTGGCCGCGGTCTTCCTCGCCCTGCACGTGGCCATCCGGTTCCTGGCGCCGTTCGCCGACCCGGCCCTGCTGCCGGCGGTAGCGCTGCTCAACGGCATCGGCGTGGGTTTCCTGCGCCGGCTCGACCTGGGCAGGGCCGCCCCGGAGGACCGCGAGTCGCTGGCCATCTTCGCCGGGCAGGGCGGGCGGCAGTTCGCCTGGACGCTGGCGGCGGTGGTCCTCGCCGCCGCGCTGCTCGCGATCATGCGCGACCACCGCTCGGTCTCCCGGTACGCGTACACGCTGGGCCTGGCCGGCATCGTGCTGGTGATGATCCCGGCGGTGCTGCCCCCGAAGTACTCGGAGATCTACGGCGCGAAGCTGTGGATCAAGATTGGCGGCTTCACCATCCAGCCGGGTGAGTTCGCCAAGCTGGCGCTGCTCGCCTTCTTCGCCTACTACCTGGTGCGCAAGCGCGAGGTGCTGTCCCTGGCCAGCCACCGGGTGCTCGGCATCGACTTCCCCCGCGGGCGGGACCTCGGGCCCGTGCTCGCGGTCTGGGTGCTGAGCCTGCTGGTGCTCGTCTTCGAGAAGGACCTCGGCACCTCGCTGCTGTACTTCGGCATGTTCGTGGTGACCCTGTACATCGCCACCGAGCGGGTCAGTTGGCTGCTGATCGGCCTGCTCCTGTTCTTCGGCGGCGCGTACCTGGCCTACGTGCTGGGCGGCACGGTCGGCGGGCCGTTCGCGAACTTCCACCTGCGGGCCGAGATCTGGCTGGACCCGTTCGCCAAGCCGTACGACGACGGCTACCAGCTTGTCCAGGGGTTGCTCGGGCTCGGCAGCGGCGGCCTGTTCGGCGCCGGGCCGGGTGGCGGGGAGCCGCTCGAGATCCCCGAGGTGCAGAACGACTTCATCTTCGCCGGCATCGGCGAGGAGATCGGCCTGTTCGGGCTCTCCGCCCTGCTGGTGGTCTACCTGCTGATCGTGGAGCGGGGGCTGCGCGCCGCGCTGGCCGTCCGGGACTCGTTCGGCAAGCTGCTCGCCGGCGGCCTCGCCTTCACCCTCGGCCTCCAGGTCTTCGTGATCGTGGGCGGGATCAGCAAGCTCATCCCGCTGACCGGGCAGACCACCCCGTTCCTCTCCGCCGGTGGCTCGTCGCTGATGGCGAACTGGCTGCTCATCGCGGTGCTGCTGCGGGTCTCCGACGCCGCCGGTCGGCCGGTGGCTCCCGGCGGCCCGGCGGCCCGACCCGGGGGCGGCCCGCCGGAGCAACTGCACGGGGCCCCCACGGAGGTGATCCGGACATGAACGCACCCCTGCGCCGCGTCGGCGTGGTCGCCATGGTCCTGTTCGGCCTGCTGTTCGCGAACCTGAACTGGATCCAGGCGTACAAGGCCGACGAATACCGCAACAGCGACTACAACGGCCGCGTCCAGGTGGCCGAGTACAAGCACCGGCGGGGCAACATCGAGGCCGGCGGCACCGCCCTGGCCACCAGCAAGGAGACCGAGGGCAAGTACAAGTACCTGCGCACCTACCCCGGTGGGGAGAAGTACGCGCACGTGCTCGGCTACAAGCCCGTCAACCTGGCCGAGACCGGCATCGAGCGGGTCGAGAACGAGTACCTGGCCGGCACCAGCGACGCGCTGATCGCCAACCGGATCAAGGACATGTTCACCGGCAACGAGACGGGCGGCGGCAACGTGCTGCTGACCCTGTCCAAGCGGGCCCAGGACGCGGCGTACAACGGGCTGGCCGACAACCAGGTCGGCGCGAAGAAGGGCGCGGCGATCGCGATCGACCCGCGTACCGGGGCGGTGCAGGCGCTGGTCTCCATGCCGAGCTTCGACCCGAACCCGCTGGCCAGCCACGACTCGGACGAGGCGCAGGCGGCGTACGACAAGCTGGACAAGGACGCGGGCCGCCCGCTGACCAACCGGGCGCTGGAGGAGGTGCTGCCCCCGGGCTCGACCTTCAAGATCGTGATGGCCGCCGCCGCGCTGGAGAACGGCATCGGCAAGAACACCAAGATCCCGGCGGGCTCCAGCTACACCGCGCCCACCTCGGGCACCCCGATCCGCAACGCCGCCGCGTCGATCTGCCCGGAGTCGGAGGTCACCCTGGCCGAGGCGGTCCGGGAGTCCTGCAACACCGGCTTCGCCCAGCTCGGCGTGAGACTCGGGGCCGACAAGGTCAAGGAGAAGGCCCGCGAGTTCGGCTTCGAGCAGGAGGACCTCTCGGTCGGCCAGCTCGGCGAGGGCGGTTTGCCCGTGGCGGCCAGCCGCACCGGCGACATGCAGAACCCGGACGGTGGCACCGACCCGGCCGCGCTGGCCCAGTCCTCGATCGGGCAGAACAACGTGCGGATGACCCCGCTGCAGGGCGCCCTGATCGCCGGGGCGGTCGCCAACAACGGCACGCAGATGCGGCCGTACCTGGTCAAGCAGCTCCTCGCCCCGGACCGCACCACCACGTACACCGCTGACCCGAAGAAGCTGCGGGAGCCGGTGAGCGCGCAGGTCGCGTCGGACCTGCGCGACATGATGGTCGGCGTGGTCGAGGGCGGCACCGGTCGCAACGCGCGTTTCAACGGCTACACGGTCGGCGGCAAGACCGGCACCGCCCAGTCCGCCCCGGACCGTCCCGACCACGGCTGGTTCATCGGGTTCGCGCTGGACAAGAACGGCACCCCGGTCTCCGCGGTCTGTGTGGTGCTGGAGCAGGCGGGCAGCGGCGGCAGCGCCGAGGCGGCCCGGATCGCCGGCAAGATCATGCAGGCGGCCGCCGCCGACGCCGGGGGCCGCTGACATGCTCAGCCCCGGCGTCCAGCTCGGCAACCGCTACCGTCTCGACGAGCGGATCGCCAGCGGCGGCATGGGCGACGTGTGGCGCGGCACCGACCAGGTGCTGGGGCGTACGGTCGCGGTGAAGAGCCTGCTCCCGGCCCTGCTCGACGAGCCGGGATTCGCCGAGCGGTTCCGGGGCGAGGCCCGCACGATGGCCACCATCAACCACCCGGGCGTCGTGGACGTCTACGACTTCGGCAGCGACCAGCAGATCGCCTTCCTGGTCATGGAGTACGTGGAGGGCGACCCGCTCTCCGCCACGCTCAGCCGGGTGGGCCGGCTCACCCCGGCCCGCACCATGGCCCTGGTCGCCCAGGCCGCCGACGCGCTGCACGCGGCGCACGTCAAGGGGATCGTGCACCGCGACGTGAAGCCGGGCAACCTGCTCGTCCGGCCCAACGGCACGCTCGTGCTCACCGACTTCGGCATCGCCCGGTCCGACCTGGTCGGGCAGCTCACCGCCGCCGGCTCCGTGCTGGGCACCGCGTCGTACATCTCGCCGGAGCAGGCCACCGGTGCGGTCGCCACGCCGGCCTCCGACGTGTACGCCCTCGGCGTGGTGGCGTACCAGTGCCTGGCCGGGCGGCGACCGTTCGAGGGGGACAACCCGCTCGAAATCGCCATGAAGCACGTCCGGGACAGCCCGCGGCCGCTGCCGGTGGACATCCCACCGCAGGTCCGGGCGATCGTCGAGCGGGCGATGGCGAAGGACCCCACCGCCCGCTGGCCCAGCGCCGCCGCCCTCGCCGGGGTGGCCCGGCAGGCGAAGCTGGCGCTCGGCCAGCAGTCGCGCACCAGCGGGCACCTCGGCCAGGTCTCCGCCGTGCCGGCGCCCCCGGCCGGCCCTCAGGCCCGCGCCCAGGTCTCCGCCGTGCCGGCGCCCCCGGCAGGCCCTCAGGCCCGCGCCCAGGTCTCCGCCGTGCCGGTGTCGCCGGCCGGCGCTCAGGCCCGCGCCCAGGTGCCGCCCGCGTCGCGCCAGCAGCCCCGCCCGCCCGCGGTCGCGCAGCGGCCGGTCACGGCGTCCGCCCCCTTGCAGTCCCGCCCGCCCGTCGCGGCACCCCGCCCGCCGGTCGCCCACCAGCCGGCGCACCCGCCGGTGGCCGCGCCGCGCCCACCGGTCGCCGCCAGTCCGGCGTACCCCCGCGGCGCCGCGCCCGTGCCGGCGGCCCCGGTCCACCCGGTCGGCCCGGCGGCGTACGCCCGCCAGCCCGGCCCGCCGCCCGTCCCGCCGGCGCGTACCGGCTCGGGCCGGGTGCTGCTGGTGGTGCTGCTGGCCGTACTGGTCCTGATCTGTTCCGGCGTGCTTTCCTACAACCTGCGGAAGAACACCGGTGCCGGTGACCTCGGCCCGCGGACAGTGACGTCCGGCGCGCTGAGGGCCGACGGACGCGACGATGCGCCCGGCACGTCGTACCGTCGGATGGAACGGCTCCTGCCGGGCGGCGGCGAGACGACGACGAGCGAAGGACGACAGACGCGATGACAGCGCAGGCCCGCCTGCTCGGTGGCAGGTACCAGGTCGGCGAGCTGCTCGGCTACGGCGGCATGGCCGAGGTGCACCGCGGCCGCGACCTCCGGCTCGGTCGGGACGTCGCGATCAAGATGCTCCGGACCGACCTGGCCCGGGACGCCACGTTCCAGATGCGGTTCCGCCGCGAGGCACAGAACGCCGCCTCC is part of the Micromonospora olivasterospora genome and encodes:
- a CDS encoding helix-turn-helix domain-containing protein, whose amino-acid sequence is MSERRSPTIRRRRLGAELRRHREAAGITIEGVAERLECSASKISRIETGHTTATPRDVRDMLLIYGVTGVESDELVQIAREARQKGWWHPYSTVLVGAYVGLEAAASSIRAYEQQVVPGLLETEEYASAMIRAARPDFTAEQVQQRVRVRLGRQSLLTQDDPVDLWVVLDEAVLSRPVGGDAVMRGQLQRLVEVAELPNVTLQVLPFEVGAHAGMDGTFTILSFPEAGDPDVVYAENATGGLFLEKSDELQKYSFIFDHIRAAAIRPEESVAHIAKLAEEPLWKWRPRGPWT
- a CDS encoding DUF397 domain-containing protein; its protein translation is MATKGSLDLTQAAWFKSSKSGPNCDNCVEVAYVTGAVGVRDSKDKTGPALIFSPADWHAFVAGARGGAFVRE
- a CDS encoding WecB/TagA/CpsF family glycosyltransferase produces the protein MSSTKRNVLGVLVDATDYNTATEQVVTAARERRPLALTALAVHGVMTGVLDPAHNARLNSFDVVTPDGQPVRWALNLLHHANLTDRVYGPLLTLHVLRRFADEGLPVYLYGSTEETLSRLIPTLERMFPALKIAGVEPSKFRAVQPGEDVEIADRIKASGARLVLVGLGCPRQEIFAYAMRPLLDMPLMAVGAAFDYHAGLLKRPPAWMQRAGLEWFWRLGLEPKRLWRRYVILNPAYLGRLAAQKSGLWKAKPPTPATDRPATFAV
- a CDS encoding NAD-dependent epimerase/dehydratase family protein, with the protein product MSVALVTGSGGLIGSEAVRHFAGLGLDVVGIDNDMRQEFFGAEASTAWNVRRLADELGGAYSHHSIDIRDRDSLAKLFARYGGDVAVVIHTAAQPSHDWAVRDPFTDFDVNAVGTLNVLQNVREHCIEAPVIHCSTNKVYGDRPNSLPLVELETRWEIEPGHPYEQGIREDMSIDACLHSVFGASKVAADVMVQEYGRYFGVRTACFRGGTLTGPAHSATELHGFLGYVMRANMERRTYRIFGYQGKQVRDAIHSSDVVSAFEAFFRNPRSAAVYNLGGGRHSNTSNREAFALAEQITGQEMVTEYVEANRIGDHKWWIGSNEAFQADYPEWKQVYDVPMIMREIYEANVDKWVPAA
- a CDS encoding FhaA domain-containing protein is translated as MSSGPEEEPVSVLQRFEKRLEGLVEGAFAKVFKGVVHPVEILNAMQREAEAHKAILAGGRTLVPNRYVIDLSPYDHSRLAPYAAALAQELAQSQAEFIGEQAWTVYGDVIVEIERGEGLDTGMFRVTAEVYTGGDVAPVSAPGGYEHGGYDQGGYDHGGYDAGPPAYPAYDQGGGYGPPPGHGGARNVRLVSGDGRTYPLQMGSTVIGRGDQANLRLPDVGISRRHARLDFDGGQVVLTDLGSTNGTMVNGQRVSAVALNPGDMIQLGTTTLTFRVDG
- a CDS encoding FHA domain-containing protein FhaB/FipA; amino-acid sequence: MPELVITVARFGFLILLWIFVFTVVGVIRRDLFAGARSGRLVAAPRGVGASTGQGAKPAKVKRGRAAHQLVVTAGQLAGTRITLGESQITIGRAEDSTLVITDDYASARHARLVPRDGQWYVEDLGSTNGTYLDRAKVTGPTPVPLGVPIRIGRTSLELRP
- a CDS encoding PP2C family protein-serine/threonine phosphatase — protein: MTLTLRYAAHSDRGLIRDGNQDSVYAGPRLLAVADGMGGMAAGDVASNIVIGAMAPLDEDVPGDALVDALRSAVGTANQQLRDTVDANPQLEGMGTTLTATLFSGSKLGMVHIGDSRAYLLRNGEFAQITKDDTYVQMLVDEGRISAEEASSHPQRSLLTRALDGRDIDPEYSVRQVLPGDRYLICSDGLSGVVSAETIADTMREYTDPQKCVERLVQLALRGGGPDNITVIIADATDADIVEASPIVGGAAARDRGMATSADVSTPAARASALSAPRPPAPEDPGDGDDDADRPRRRPLRTAAMAVALLVILGGALLGGWSYTQRQYYVGATEDGQVAVFRGVQGQIAGLDLSTVHSRSATKLDDLTLAAQEQVKQGIQARSEPDAERRLAVLISDSPTNPNLKPICPPSPTATPAPVTAAPTPGAATPGATRTAANGPSAAPSPSSSATPAPTTTPDASHSDTVPPADPAGCRSPE